The DNA segment CAACGTGTCTACAATGTCAGAAATAACCCAGCCACCAGGAAGCATGACTGCAACAGACTGCAAGCCTCAGCAGAAAGGACATACGTGATAGTATCAGTATATCTGGCTGCATATCAACCTGAGCCAATGTGAAGAGCTTAACTCGTCGCACTGATTCATCAGGTGGTGATGCACCACACCGCTCACTTTCTACAGTTTATGACACCTGACACAAGTGGTTTCCGTGTGCTGATGATAACGACTGGCAGGTACGGCCTGCAGGTCTTCTTATCAAAAGGAAGTGAAAGTCCGAGGCAGAGACAGGGAAGTGAGGCTATTGGGCAACATCTGTCTTCATCTCGACAGAGGAAGCTCTACGCAGACAGCTGGAGATCACATCAAGAATAGAAACCACGAGAATAGAAACTGGGCTTGAAAGTGAACGTGTTCTTTGGTGAAAATCATCTTTGACCTTACGTGACACCGGTGGATATTCACATGTCAGGAGAACTTACTCTTACTCGTACATGAACCACATAATttaaagtagggatgtcacgaggacagatacttcggtaccaagtccaaaattctgaaaacgttgcggtactcgtttttctacagcaCCCCAGGTACCGTCatggctcgagactaacggcgtcGGAAGATAGAAAAATGTGATTGGggcgcagtaaactcactattttTACCCTGATAATGTTACAatatgaacaacaaatctgtgttgaagtTGGCAGGATGATAGTGTTCTGCAGTGTGAGTTACCTGAGGAGGTGGGGTCATCTGAGAAGTCGTGTAGCTCCTCTGGGGGGTCGCCGTAGAAGGAGTTAAACTTGTGGCTGGAGACAGCAGCCAGCACTGCACCCTGGGATACAGAGCGGGGAAACCACAGCTGTTACATTAGGCCCCGTGTTGTGGGGTGTATGTACGTGCTTTTTGTGTTCGTATATGAGGCCGTAAAGGGACAAGAAATCAATCGGGGTCATCAACTGTGGAGGAGTTGACACTTCCTCTCATCTCAGAGTTTATCATGTTGAATTTTAGAGTTTAACATCAACGCGGTGCTGACCTTCAGCTTCCTCCTGGCGTTGAACTTCCTCAGCTGCTCCACTGTTTCAGGCAGGTGGATCTTGTAGGCATACCTGTCcctctcctacacacacaccaaacacacagatattcaCATAAGGACAAGTAGAAACACAAGGGTGTGGACATaagcacacacagaggcacacatAAGAGCACACGCAGAACGGATGTGAAAGCAGCGCTGTGGTTCCAAGCAGAAGGAAATGTTCTCGAGTCAGCATCAGGAAGAGCAGTGGTTTAAAGGTCACTTCGAGTTGCAAACACCAAAGAGCCACATCACACTAAATGTCTGCTGCTTTTAACTGTTAAAAGTTCACATctacagtagggctgggacgatgtTGTTATCGCCTGATTCgctactatcacgatacttgggtgccgattcgatatgtattgtgattctcCAAGTATTGTCAGTCGATATTACAATTTGTTgagatttttgttaattttttaaacacttaaagttaaatcatacacttctagggacttttacgtTGGAAAATATCTAGATTAAtctagtaaaaatgtttgattatcagcctgtatgtagtcagagatgtcctgaagtcaaatatatcaggaattatttattgaattttttcCAGAaattcacaaattagtggtattttctttttaatttataagggacatataatgttttatatttctggtgaatataatccaatcaatcttatttccatatatgtattttgaaaaccagatgtagTCGCATGTGTATACGTccgctaacttcaccaagtctGTCGCTaactctcccgtcagctccgttctctttatacatccacggtcagctccatcggggccgtttgaccAAAactgtttccatactttacagTATGTGCAATGTTTACCACTTTtggtttaaaatgtgagggtgcaggtcgtatccctGCAGACCCTCCGcagttttctactttctcgctTAAGCTTCGTTTTTCTTGAAACGGATTTGACGTCATGTTAaatcagactacaacaataaaagcgataACTTCCGTCTACCTCCTCATCGACTCGTttcaggcattaaaaaaatgatttcgaagtcattacaaaaaaacaatcatagGTGAATCTACAGTGAATTTATAATtagcagttgtgtgtgtgtttgagcttgCCTTCAGCCAGGGGTGGTTGAGAGCCTCGTAGACGGTGATTCGCTCGGCCGGGTCCAGCATCAGCATGCGTCTCACCAGGTCCTTGGCGCTCTCCGAGATGTGGGCCCACTGGCGGGGGTTCATCTGGACGAgcacacacacccaaacacgCAGACACACAAGAGGACACAGTCAGACGCATGTAGAACActtctttcccttttttcctTACTTTAGATTTTTCTATTCAGAGGAATAAGCGCAAAGTTGTAGATGACTACACCCATTCTAAACCCCCCCAATCCCTTCCAAGGTTAGCATACATACATAGAAATAGATTTGGATATCAATAGGCCAAAAACAATCATTTCTAAATAAGTTctacatacaaataaaatatatattgattgaaaataaataaataatacaaaacaaaaaataatagaataaaataaaaagtttgcAGGATGTATACATAGACTTAGGTTGTGCCCAAAGTCCCAAAGtcccatactaacatgctattttaGAACGCTAATACAGTATGTGAGAAAACCTTGTCcgaaaaccttagtatgaaaccaatagtacgcgaaTTGCAATCCTATTTCCGGGGAGAAGAGTTGTGTGTCCTCCGTGAATAAAGATATTTTATGAATCCTTGTTTTGAATATCACTGTCTATAATGTTATTGTGAAACCAAGTTGCCGTGTTGGTAGAGctcctgttttatttttcaaaataaaatctgaattcAGCAACAGCTGTTTAGCAGCAGCGTGATGGACGACACCACGGCGTCATCCATCAAGCTGCCTGCCGTGACGGCATCTGCCACAGATTAGTGCACCAAGCAGGAAATTCATACTCTCGGTTGAAAACAGAGGATTTAACAGACCGATCAGATTATTCATCACCTCTCACTGGCTTTTGTAAAAGGGAGAAGTGTGTAACCACTACCACTCACTTAATACCAAATaaggaatatactgtatatgatgacTCAGAACAGGCATTCATTAATTCAGAGCTGTATTGAATCATGTCTGGTTGGCGAGAACAACCACACTCTGGTGGTTCTGATAAAGCACACACTGTTCACTTCAGTTCTCTGTAACCTTGACGCACATTGCAGCacagtgacaaagaggagcttACAATTGTGCTTAGCTGCAGCTGAAGGGCCCAGCTCTGGTGCAGCGACGAAAACATATTCTATACAGCGTGTCCACTAATGCCGAgttacacactacacgagaatcaagccgattttgggcccggttcccagcaaagcccagattttttgatggttctaaagatgagGTGCCTATTTGGcgatatttcagatttaaacccaatgctgtaagggaaccataacattaaCTCATGACTCTCATGCTGTCATCTTGGGTTTTGAGTCTCATGGTGAGTCTGCATATGACCCAGCGCCATTGAAAGAGATGCCAGctgacagccaatcagagagcctGCTCCATCCCATGTGGCTAATTTGCATTGATTTGTCTCGTTTTAATTCGCGGAGGACCTTGAGGGTTGTGGAAAAGCTAAATACAGAGAATAAGAGGTGAAGCTAAATGACTCAGCAAATCCAACAGCTGATACATTTAGGAAAAGCTAATGCAAATGGGAAAAGAAGTTGCCCTTTTAAATGCCTGATTAAAACCAGTATTCTTAATTCCATTTGTGAATCCAGTTAtctatttctctttttaaactgcattaTCAAATAGCATTtgaaattccattatttatttatgaattcattcatgtacttttaaatgatgtacttattgagtgttttatggtgtttttgaaaatcaatttttaatttgaagtatttattgatggattcatatttcatttataaattctttttataattcatctttttattgcccattaaaatgtcaaataattgaATAGTTTGTAATTTTGTCCATTTTTTCATAGATTCATAAATGAATTTGTAAACatttattaatgcctatttttattgtaaaagtAGTTATCAatcaataaaatgctttattactatttacttgactcttgtggtcctccataacaaagtagtgcaaaaactaacatcgcttaTTATCCCTGCTCCGTCCGCCTCTTGTTGTTCACGAATGACATAACAAGTCGTTATTTTCGGGGTCTCTCATTATTTCAACATCTGATAAGAtgtgaaaaatcttttagtgtgggccagccttaacaGATAATGATGGCGTCTGGTAAATCAGCTCCTACCTTGTATTTCCCCTTGATGATGGCCTCGAACAAGCGCTCCTTGGTGCCGTAGAAAGGGAGGCAGccggagaggaggatgaagaggatgacTCCGCATCCCCACACGTCCACAGGTTTGCCGTACGGCTCTCTCTTGACGACCTCCGGGGCCATGAAGTGGGGAGTGCCGACTCGACCTggagagagcagacagagagacggttTTCAGAGTGGTTAGCTACCAGGAGATTCGAGTGTTGGTGGAAATCTGGAGATAACTGCGGTTACAAAGGTGTAAGGATACACAAGCTATAtgggggctgcaactaacagaTACTTTGGGATTAATTCGTTAATTGTTTAGTTAGTAAAAATGCacgaaatagtgaaaaatgccttcatgtctgtgggtgtgtgagtgttttctcAGTCTGTCCTACTGTACCTCCAGCTACTAAACCAGACTCCCCCAGCTGTATCGCCACTCCGAAACCTCCCAGCTTGACTGGAGCCGAGTTCTCCTTTGAGGCCAACAGCACACAGTGAGGCTGCAGAGAGATAAAAAGAGAGGTGGATGAAACAGTTTATATATTTCAACAGGTTAAATGAGGGACTATCTGAGTCGGACTTAAATTATATTCACTCATTAAACTATAAGAGACACTGCACACAACCAACAAACAACTGTGACTTATTCTTTTTACtgacagaaagaagaaaaaaaaattctgcagcTTACAGTAACTGTGCAGAGCATTGCTTAGTTGTTTCTTTGCAAAAGTGCAAAATCCCATATGTTCAATTGCTGGTTAGCGAACCTCGGTTTCACAATGACAAGACTACTTACGCAGCTGTAACCACAATTTAATTATGATGCTGATACAGAGAGGAAATGGTTCTTCCCCCAGGAAGTAGTCAGAACATGAGGGATCATACATGCATGAATATTTAAGATCAGAAAGATCTCGGAAAGCTGTAGAGCAGGATGAAAAATTATGTCAATTTAATTCATATGTGACATCAACTTCAGCGTTCATTTTGGCAGCTGTTTTAGATTTAGTTTTAAGacgaaaatgcttattagttttagtcacattttagtagtttttatccttcatagttttagtcgaCAAAAGGTCATTACATTTTAGTCATTACTTTGTGTTCTCTCAATTTTGTCAGCTAAtttctaatttatttaaatgtcctttttttaGTCATCAGATATATTCAATATTTCAGTCAATCTAGTGTAGCCAGAACCAATACTTATTTCACATAAGATTATCAAatcattatctgatgaaaaacgCAGGTTGGatgattaagaatgcagctttgcgATTACTCTGAGTCCTCCTGATTGTGCTCATTAGTGACGCGCGGTTCGGTCGCACCCAACCGGTCCATTATGAGAACCGATCGCACCGCCCAACAAGCAAAAATATGCATATCAACCTCCAACACCCGACCCACAAACTATGCATTATAACagcacaattgtcaggactgCCGCCACAGCAGCGTGCATgtttgacagagagagaaattatcattcagtcattcattcattcattcattcatttgccATTGGGCGAGACTGGGCTGGACAGAGAAAGGGGAAGAGAGATTTTAGTaaagttttgtattttttaaacttcATTTCAATCTTGTCTTTTTTGCATATTTGAAATCTTCACCGTTATCGGCTTGTCTAGGTCGTAGAAGAAAAGGTTCTTGACGAACATATTTCATCATAGTTTTTGTCAACGAAATTAACACTGAAACCTGTGATACCATCAACAACATACAGTAGAAGACAATCGTGTTTGTTCTGCAGATTACAATCTCCTACATTAGTGGCAGTGCTGTAAAACTGATTggttgatctttttttttttttttttaaatgggcgGGATGAAGAGAAATTAAGGTCAGGACCTTGATTCAAGAGAAACCTAACCAATAAAAGGTCAGGACCTTGATTCAAGAGAAACCTAACCAACGAGCAACAAAGAGTtactgacagagagagggaggtgaaAGTGAGAGAAATGATGGAAGACAATCAGCAGATATGAAGGAGATCAATTATATGTCCTGAACTATATGGTTTCAGTATGCAACCTGTAATTAGATGCATTATGTCTGCAACATTGTTTTCACACTGGAACCCCAGTTGTATAGGATTGACGCTGCAGGGGGAGGCAGGTATTCCAATACATGCTGTGCTTGCAGAGTCTTTGTCTCCTAATGGCTTCTCTTCACAGGACTCTTAATTGGTGTTAATAAACTGGCATCAGTTAATCAAAATCCCCGCTGTCGCACAATTCAAACGGAGCTGATGATAAAAGGAGTTGTAGCTTTTTACATGTAAAACCTCCAGATATTATGGCACTGATCTGTGCATGCAATATTAAAAAGTTCCTTGGAGAAATAAATTCTGTTAGAATGTAGTATTCTTGCCAATTTAAGTAATTTTATCTACGTGACAGACAGATGAAGCTCAGGAACAGGGTGAGAGTGTGGTGGGCTCACTTCCTGTCTTCACATTTTTTGCACTTCTCGTAATTGGGGGGGAATTGATGGGCGTAGAGGATGTTGACTGAGACAGcgtgagaagagagagagagagagagagacgcagtGAGAGGGAGTGAAAACAAGACGACCGGCAGACTAAACAGTCATATCGGTGAGAGGGTAAGAGAGAGCTCTTCAACAACGAAAGAGAGGACAATGAACAATATAGAAAAAGTCTGAAGGCAGAGAGCTGAGAGGAGGACGGGGAGGAGCAGACGCTGTCTAAAGGATGTGAAAATAAGAAGTCTGCAGGATTTATGACTCATTTGGAGACTGACGAAACAGGTGAACATAGCAAAAGAAAAGGACTGTTGTTGGAGAATATCTTATCATATatgcaactttttaaaaaaagttacagtTTGATGGAGGAAGAAAACACACCCATGcactctctcacacatttaAACTGCAGCTGTGCTGAAAAATCTCCACGCGAGGAAAATTGATGGTGAGTGTTCTGGCTTAATtcaaacatctgtgtgtgtcagtcggAGAGCAAGTTTGCGTGAGTGTCCGTGTATGAGCGTGCATCTATCCTCGGCTTTATTGTAATACCATGGAGCTGGAATTTATGGGTTAAATAGGCATGAAACTTTCAATTAGTCATGAGTGCAGCTCCCACccgtaaaaaacaaataaactaaaaactATGAGCGACAGAAAACACAATTGTTGTTCAGATGTTTTCCAGTATATTTAATACCTCCTCTTTCACCTTACTCAGGATGACCCTGTCTGTCTTTTGTTGTCTTGATTGTTtgttataaaacaacaaaaagaaaagtattttttaaaaaaatgaagaaaatacaGCCCACATATTACTCATGTCTGTGCATTActtataaaatatgtaaatgcaGTTTCACTGTGAGGGCGCTCAACTTTTTAATGCCTTtcattttatctgtttaaattagagccgtcaaagttaacataataataacgcaaatttgttttaatggcactcatttctttaacgcattaacgcaacttgcgattcaGTTGACTTTTCTGCCATCCTCGTCGCTGTTTTGGTTCTTGAATAATGTCCGTTTCTCCCACTTGTCTTCCATCTCTGTTTCTTGCAGTGTTAAACGCTGTGTCAGCTTCTccaaaatgtatatctctgctATTACCCCTATCCACTGCTCGTGCGTAGGGGGTTCCACTCTCCCCCATTTCCTTGTGATAGCTTTCTTACTAGCTATTAACAATGTTTGAACTGGgctcagttaaaaaaaaattttagttttacatttgcataaagcagtatatttgtccactcccatgttgataagagtattaaaaacttgacaaatcaattgtgattaattatcgattgacagccctagtttaaatctGTTTGATCAGTGAGAAAAAATTAATTGacaattgtgtgtttttttcttctttctcagAGCCAAATGATCAACAACCCTGAAGTTGCCACTCCTCAGACACAATGACCACCTTCTCCTCGGCCTCGTCATTCCCCTTCAATCTTTCAGCCTCTGCGTCGTCCAgctcttctcttcctgtctctatTTCATCCCTCCCTGATTCCATGTCATCATTCTTCACTGCCACCTCTCTTCCAccttcctccacctcttcctcaaACCATACTGTGTGTTCGTTTGATGACGCTGCCCTCCGCCTGCCGCTGGCGGTCCTATACTCCCTGTTCTTCCTCTTTGGGCTTGTGGGTAACCTCTTTGCCCTGTGGGTCTTCCTTTTCCTACATAAAAGCCGCAACTCTGTGCGAGTGTTTCTCATCAACTGTGCCGTGGCTGATCTGGTCCTGCTGGCGTGCCTGCCCTTCAGGGTTTTCTACCACGTTAACAGAAACAAGTGGGTGCTGGGATCTGTCGCCTGCAAGATGGTGGGGAATCTGTTTTATATGAACATGTACATCAGTATCACTCTACTGGGGCTCATCAGCTTGGACAGATACTTGAGGTTAAAGGGGAAAGGCAGAGCGCGGAGAGGTGTGAGATTGACGCTGTGGGGCCACAGCCGGCCGTGGAGCTGGGTGGCGTGCGGGGCCCTGTGGGGTCTGTCGCTGGCGGCGCTGGTGCCCATGATCGCCACGGCGGAGGACAAAGAGTTCACCGACAAGTGCTTCCAGTACAAGATGCGCCAGAGCAAAGCCAAAGGGAAGGCCTACTTCAACGCCGTGCTAGTGCTGTTGTTCTGGCTCGTGTTCATCATGCTGGTGGTGTCTTATGCGAAGATCGCTTCGCAGTTGCTGAGGGTGTCGCGGGACAAGCCGGATCTTCCCAACGCACAGAGGTATGAACGAACGGCCAAGAAGTCCTTCTTTGTCCTGTTTCTGTTCACCGTCTGCTTCGGGCCCTACCACGCCTTCCGACCCGTCTACATCCTCTCCCAGCTCGGCGGAACGGTATCCTGCGACTACTTGCAGCTGGTGGACCGCACCAATGAGGTGATGCTGTTATTCTCCGCCTTCAACAGCTGTTTGGATCCCGTCATGTACTTTCTGCTGTCCGGCTCAGTGCGCAAAACCGCCCTCCGAGCGCTCGGACACCGACTTGGCAACCGGCTTCACTTCCTGAACGACGCAACATCAAACAGCTCGACAACGGAGTTCAGACGACCGTCCGCGCTTACGGCTTTTCCTAACGCTGAACTGAACACCCCTTCAGTCACACCCAGAACAAGCATCTGTGTCATCAACTCCACCCTCCGCCGCACAGGATTGACCACGCTTCCACCTACTGGCCAACAGTGATAACAAGTTTGTCTGACTGTAAATGACGTCCGCCTGAACACTGAAGGAGAAAGAAATATCTGACATTTCTAACCGGACTGGTTGGCTAATTCTCTGTAAAACTGAGCAAAGCATTTCTGCACATACCTACTTCttttgttaaaaacaaataaatatgtttttttactacTGAGCTATTCTTACTGTGTTGGCTTCTGAacagctgtgctgctgctgcatgggaATCATTGTTTAAGTTCTAGTTCAATGCCTGAGAAAGACTGACAATGCAGTAATGTCTGAGGAGATGCACTTCAGTGACCTCTGTGACAGTAGCTTTGCAGTATACATGTATTTAAATGTGCATTTCCCATCAGAGAGAGATAAGTAAACGTGTGAAATGCAGACTTAAACACGCGTTTCCTTCCTCCAACTCTGACAGAGGCACAGCTCAGTCTGCTTAGGGTTCATTTAGTCCAAGATAAATTCTTCAGAGTTTAGCAAAATTAGGTTTATAATGAGTGAATCCAGAATTAAAATTAAGCAGAGCTCTGTTGCATAATTAAAAACGAATCTAATGTTTAAACcaaaattttaaataaataaatgtgcgaGCTGTCAGGACCTAGTAAGCAGACTATTAAAGAGGGGGGGACCCGCAaacgttttgtgtctctttttagtcgttttgcgtctctttgtctgtctttatagtcattttgtgtctctttgtagatgttttgcATCATTTTGTAGACATTTCGCGTCTCTTTGTAGatgttgtgtgtctctttgtagaccTTTTTATCCATTTGTGACCAAACATTGTTTGCTAGTTAGCTGGCTTAAAAGTCAGTTAGCCTAACGTTACTCATGATGGCTCGGCAGAGTCTCTCTAACTTCTCCTCTAACTTATGGCGCAatatagcaaaaaaaacaaatagaagATAAAAACGAACAACAGcacagtaaagaaaaaaagagacttCCTGTTGGTCTAAACTTCCTGCTCAGCGTCATACAGTTTCCTTGCTTAACTGGTATCTTTAGAGAAATTCAGCAGCATCATAAAACTCAATTGGGTTGAGTCCGTCCTTTAACTTTCTTCAAGTAATTTGAATATTTTGCTCAAGCCATCTAAAAAGGTAGCTTTTCTAAAAGTTAAACCTCAAGGGTAAGTTTAAAGCCAATACTGGATCAcagtttacatttttaaattgttaaGTTTTGGTGCACCCAAATTCAATTTCATCTAGAGTtactaattttttttattttttttaaaagttatttttttgggggcattttccatttttttttattgacaggacagtggatagagtcttgaaaggggggagagagagagtggattcgaacccgggccgccgcggtcaggaccaagccttaatacatggacgcccgctctaccaactgagctaacccaggcgccctagagttactaacttgagggaacgagttaataaAATTTTCTCCTAGGGGTGTAGGGGGGCTCCGTACTATACTGACATTTAAAGAGAGCTTTAAATGGATCTTTCTTAATTTTAAGGGAGTTTTAACTGGTGAAACATGATTTAAAGTTAAACCATGATTGAATCAGGTTTGAAGTTGAATCCTTGCTGGTGCAACCCAGCACAAGTGAGTTCAAACAAACACCAGCAGTAATGTGCAACTACCGTTACACCCAGTTTTGACCACAGAGCACACACAGCTATTGGTCTTATACTGAAAACAAGGCTGCATTGATCCCTTTGGGGACTGTGTTAGGTAGCAAGGTAACGGTAGTGATGGATCAAGGGCATGGTTAAGCACTGCTCCATCTGgtcttttagtgtgtgtgtcctgtgttAGATGGCTAATCCTGCTGGA comes from the Sebastes fasciatus isolate fSebFas1 chromosome 24, fSebFas1.pri, whole genome shotgun sequence genome and includes:
- the gpr34a gene encoding putative G-protein coupled receptor 34a; protein product: MTTFSSASSFPFNLSASASSSSSLPVSISSLPDSMSSFFTATSLPPSSTSSSNHTVCSFDDAALRLPLAVLYSLFFLFGLVGNLFALWVFLFLHKSRNSVRVFLINCAVADLVLLACLPFRVFYHVNRNKWVLGSVACKMVGNLFYMNMYISITLLGLISLDRYLRLKGKGRARRGVRLTLWGHSRPWSWVACGALWGLSLAALVPMIATAEDKEFTDKCFQYKMRQSKAKGKAYFNAVLVLLFWLVFIMLVVSYAKIASQLLRVSRDKPDLPNAQRYERTAKKSFFVLFLFTVCFGPYHAFRPVYILSQLGGTVSCDYLQLVDRTNEVMLLFSAFNSCLDPVMYFLLSGSVRKTALRALGHRLGNRLHFLNDATSNSSTTEFRRPSALTAFPNAELNTPSVTPRTSICVINSTLRRTGLTTLPPTGQQ